A genomic stretch from Hymenobacter psoromatis includes:
- a CDS encoding ABC transporter ATP-binding protein gives MIIENMVAGYPNRVLLRDFSLALSPTPAFVAVLGHNGAGKTTLFRVLTGQLPYQGSVRLGGPEELRTLRGPALARRLGYLPQRGSLDFALPTRELVVMGRYRHHGLFSTYGAADYARADAALAAVGATHLADQDFRQLSGGEQQLVWLAQLSLQDAPLYLLDEPTQQLDVYHRRRIFSLLSTWVTDERRTILCSTHDLDSLPEMTGFLLNLSRPRPQLLPISAESVRAEREFLERKGSQG, from the coding sequence ATGATAATTGAAAACATGGTCGCGGGGTACCCCAATCGGGTGTTGCTCCGCGACTTTTCGTTGGCCTTATCCCCCACCCCGGCCTTCGTGGCGGTGCTGGGGCATAATGGGGCGGGCAAGACCACGCTGTTTCGGGTGCTGACGGGGCAGCTGCCCTACCAGGGCTCGGTGCGGCTGGGCGGGCCCGAGGAACTGCGCACGCTGCGCGGCCCGGCGCTGGCGCGCCGGCTGGGCTACCTGCCGCAGCGCGGCAGCCTCGATTTTGCCCTCCCCACCCGCGAGCTGGTGGTGATGGGCCGCTACCGCCACCACGGGTTGTTCAGCACCTATGGCGCCGCCGACTACGCCCGCGCCGACGCGGCCCTAGCAGCGGTGGGCGCTACGCACCTGGCCGACCAGGATTTTCGGCAGCTTTCGGGCGGCGAGCAGCAATTGGTGTGGCTGGCTCAGCTCAGCCTGCAAGACGCGCCGCTGTACTTGCTCGATGAGCCCACGCAACAACTCGATGTGTATCATCGGCGGCGTATTTTTTCTTTGCTGAGTACTTGGGTAACCGATGAAAGGCGCACTATTCTGTGCAGCACGCACGACCTGGATAGCTTGCCCGAAATGACAGGTTTTCTGCTGAATTTATCGCGGCCCCGGCCGCAATTGCTACCCATTAGCGCCGAGTCCGTACGGGCCGAGCGGGAGTTTCTGGAGCGCAAAGGTTCGCAAGGTTAA